In one Bacteroides intestinalis DSM 17393 genomic region, the following are encoded:
- a CDS encoding YifB family Mg chelatase-like AAA ATPase — protein MLIKVFGAAVQGIDATLITIEVNSSRGCMFYLVGLPDSAVKESHQRIISALQVNGYRIPTSNIVINMAPADIRKEGSAYDLPLAIGMLAAGEVIQSDKLNRYLMMGELSLDGSLQPIKGALPIAIKARELGFEGIIVPRQNAREAAVVNKIQVYGVENIKEVIEFFNGNQELTPTIVNTREEFYAQQSDFDLDFSDVKGQENVKRALEVAAAGGHNIILIGAPGSGKSMLAKRLPSILPPLSLGESLETTKIHSVAGRLQANAGLISKRPFRDPHHTISTVAMTGGGSYPQPGEISLAHNGILFLDELPEFNRSVLEVLRQPLEDRKITISRVKSNVEYPASFMLVASMNPCPCGYYNHPTKACVCSPGQVQKYLNRISGPLLDRIDLQIEVVPVPFEKMSDAHPGEASSIIRERVIHARQIQENRYAEVAGVYCNAQMNSKLLSLYARPDDKGLILLKNAMNRLNLSARAYDRILKVARTIADLENSDLIQTSHLAEAIGYRNLDREDWAG, from the coding sequence GTGTTAATCAAAGTTTTCGGAGCGGCTGTACAAGGCATTGACGCAACCCTCATCACCATTGAAGTAAACAGTTCACGAGGTTGCATGTTTTATCTTGTCGGGCTACCGGACTCTGCTGTAAAAGAAAGCCACCAACGCATTATATCCGCACTACAGGTAAACGGATACCGGATACCTACCAGTAACATCGTGATTAATATGGCTCCTGCAGACATCCGTAAGGAGGGATCCGCATACGACCTTCCACTTGCCATAGGCATGCTTGCCGCCGGAGAAGTAATTCAGTCCGATAAATTGAACCGTTATCTGATGATGGGTGAACTGAGCCTGGACGGTAGTTTGCAACCTATTAAAGGTGCTCTGCCTATTGCCATCAAAGCACGGGAATTAGGCTTCGAAGGCATCATCGTCCCTCGGCAGAATGCTCGTGAAGCAGCGGTGGTCAATAAAATTCAAGTATATGGAGTGGAGAACATCAAAGAAGTCATAGAGTTCTTCAATGGCAATCAGGAACTAACCCCTACCATCGTCAATACCCGTGAGGAATTCTATGCGCAACAAAGTGACTTCGATCTTGACTTCTCGGATGTAAAAGGGCAGGAAAATGTAAAACGTGCATTGGAAGTAGCCGCAGCTGGTGGACACAATATTATTCTCATTGGTGCGCCAGGCAGTGGAAAATCCATGCTTGCCAAACGCCTGCCTTCGATTTTGCCTCCTCTCTCACTGGGAGAAAGCCTTGAAACAACCAAAATACACTCAGTGGCAGGGAGATTGCAGGCAAATGCAGGGCTTATCTCCAAACGCCCGTTTCGTGATCCTCACCATACTATTTCTACAGTAGCGATGACAGGAGGCGGCAGTTATCCACAACCCGGTGAAATAAGTCTGGCACATAATGGCATTTTGTTTCTGGATGAACTTCCGGAATTCAATCGCAGTGTGCTGGAAGTTCTCCGCCAGCCACTGGAAGACCGTAAAATTACTATCTCCCGTGTAAAAAGCAATGTGGAATACCCTGCCAGCTTTATGCTGGTTGCCTCCATGAATCCATGTCCCTGCGGCTACTACAACCATCCCACTAAAGCTTGTGTATGTAGTCCGGGACAAGTACAAAAATACCTGAACCGCATTTCCGGTCCTTTACTCGACCGTATAGACCTGCAAATCGAAGTTGTCCCCGTACCTTTTGAAAAAATGTCCGATGCACACCCCGGAGAGGCAAGTAGCATCATACGAGAGCGCGTAATACATGCCCGTCAAATTCAGGAAAACAGATATGCCGAGGTTGCTGGTGTCTACTGCAATGCGCAAATGAACAGCAAACTGCTGTCGTTATATGCCCGTCCGGACGACAAAGGACTCATATTATTAAAAAATGCCATGAACCGCCTAAATCTTTCTGCCCGCGCTTACGACCGCATATTAAAAGTAGCACGTACCATCGCCGATCTTGAGAATAGTGACCTAATACAGACTTCGCATTTAGCAGAAGCCATCGGCTACAGAAACCTGGATAGAGAGGACTGGGCAGGGTAA
- a CDS encoding TlpA disulfide reductase family protein: protein MKKVCLLYFLLIALFACSEKKTDSISLNGEIKGLGNDTIYLYGSDRMYDRMDTLIVENDKFSTTLSVDTLVSTILLFSDGTEYPLFLDKGHKIQIKGSAAELSSLQISGNAPNKDLTDFNQELKGLGTPSEKALEEKVENFITKHPSSLANIYLLDKYFVQKPQPNLEQIKQLTDRMTGDLKDRPYMETLLKRIEEEEKVDIGKTAPYFRIRNTEGKDINRSDFKDKYLLIQFWASWDTISREKNAMFRRIYKKEQKNKNFALMGISLDLDREKWLEAVKQDTLKWEQTCEYSGWDGDVAKLFSIHTLPANILISPTGKIEGKNLDEKAIEDKLKEIARKEKEK from the coding sequence ATGAAGAAAGTCTGTCTATTATATTTTCTATTAATCGCCCTTTTTGCCTGTAGTGAAAAGAAAACCGACAGTATCAGTCTCAACGGAGAAATCAAGGGATTGGGCAATGATACCATCTATTTATATGGTTCGGATAGAATGTATGACCGTATGGATACACTGATTGTCGAAAACGACAAATTTTCTACAACGCTTTCCGTTGATACATTAGTGAGTACAATCTTATTATTCAGTGATGGAACGGAATACCCGCTCTTCCTGGATAAAGGACATAAAATACAAATAAAAGGATCCGCAGCTGAGCTGTCCTCATTGCAAATCAGCGGTAATGCTCCTAACAAAGATCTAACAGACTTCAATCAAGAACTGAAAGGTCTGGGTACACCTTCCGAGAAAGCTTTGGAAGAGAAAGTAGAGAATTTTATAACCAAACATCCCTCTTCATTAGCCAACATTTATCTGTTGGATAAATACTTTGTACAGAAGCCCCAGCCCAATCTGGAACAAATAAAACAATTGACCGACCGTATGACCGGTGACCTGAAAGACCGCCCTTACATGGAAACATTGCTAAAGCGTATTGAGGAAGAAGAAAAAGTAGATATAGGAAAAACAGCTCCTTATTTCCGTATACGCAATACAGAAGGCAAAGATATCAATCGTTCCGATTTCAAAGATAAATATCTACTGATACAGTTCTGGGCTTCATGGGATACCATCAGCCGGGAAAAGAATGCAATGTTCCGCCGTATTTATAAGAAAGAACAAAAGAACAAAAACTTCGCATTAATGGGTATTTCCCTTGACTTGGACAGGGAGAAATGGTTGGAAGCAGTTAAACAAGATACTTTGAAATGGGAACAGACTTGCGAATATTCTGGATGGGATGGAGATGTTGCCAAACTATTCTCCATACATACTCTCCCAGCCAATATCCTAATCAGTCCTACAGGTAAAATAGAAGGAAAAAATCTAGATGAAAAGGCTATTGAAGATAAACTGAAAGAAATAGCCCGGAAAGAAAAAGAAAAGTAA
- a CDS encoding tetratricopeptide repeat protein, translating into MTKKLYLPLLMALVVALSSCSSKMGELSSDYFTVTPQVLEAIGGKVPATINGKFPEKYFNKKAVVEVTPVLKWNGGEAKGQPAVFQGEKVEGNDQTISYKMGGNYTMKTSFDYVPEMAKSELYLEFKATIGKKTVTIPAVKVADGVISTSEMIGQTLGSANPANGDDAFQRIIKEKHDANIMFLIQQANVRASELKTAKEFNEEVKNIDGAVNKKISNIEISAYASPDGGVSLNTKLAENRQDNTAKVINQNLKKSKVDAAIDTKYTAQDWQGFQELVSKSNIQDKELILRVLSMYSDPEQREQEIKNISSVYKNLADDILPQLRRSRLTLNYEIIGKSDEEIASLAASDPKQLNIEELLYATTLTNDPAKQEVIFTKATQIYPNDFRAYNNLGKLAYQAGNLDKAESYFKKAASIKDAPEVNMNLGLIALTKGDKAAAESYLSKASGAKELNEALGNLYIAQGQYDRAVSAFGDTKTNSAALAQILAKDYNKAKNTLASVAKPDAYTDYLMAVLGARTNNASMVTSSLKNAVAKEPSLAKKAASDLEFAKYFTNAEFMSIAQ; encoded by the coding sequence ATGACTAAGAAATTGTATCTGCCTTTGTTAATGGCACTGGTTGTTGCTCTTTCATCATGTAGCAGCAAAATGGGTGAATTATCCTCTGATTATTTCACCGTGACTCCTCAGGTTCTTGAAGCCATAGGCGGCAAAGTACCGGCCACGATTAATGGAAAATTCCCTGAAAAGTATTTTAACAAGAAAGCCGTAGTGGAAGTAACCCCGGTTTTGAAATGGAATGGTGGCGAAGCTAAAGGTCAGCCTGCTGTATTCCAAGGAGAAAAAGTAGAAGGTAACGACCAGACTATCTCTTACAAGATGGGTGGTAATTACACAATGAAAACTTCTTTCGACTATGTTCCGGAAATGGCTAAGTCTGAATTGTATTTGGAGTTCAAAGCTACAATCGGCAAGAAAACAGTAACTATCCCTGCTGTAAAAGTAGCTGATGGTGTGATTTCTACTTCCGAAATGATTGGACAGACATTGGGCAGTGCTAATCCTGCTAATGGTGACGATGCTTTCCAACGTATCATCAAGGAAAAACACGATGCTAACATCATGTTCCTTATCCAGCAAGCTAACGTTCGCGCCAGCGAATTGAAGACCGCTAAGGAATTTAATGAAGAAGTGAAGAATATAGACGGTGCTGTAAACAAGAAGATCAGTAACATTGAAATTTCTGCTTATGCATCTCCCGATGGTGGTGTAAGCCTGAACACTAAGTTGGCTGAAAACCGTCAGGATAACACTGCAAAAGTTATCAACCAGAACTTAAAGAAATCTAAAGTTGACGCAGCTATCGATACTAAATACACTGCTCAGGACTGGCAAGGTTTCCAGGAATTGGTATCTAAATCCAATATCCAGGATAAAGAACTGATCCTTCGTGTTCTGTCTATGTATTCTGATCCTGAACAAAGAGAACAGGAAATCAAGAACATCTCTTCTGTTTACAAGAACTTAGCTGACGACATTTTGCCGCAGTTGCGTCGTTCACGTCTGACTTTGAACTATGAAATCATCGGTAAGTCTGACGAAGAAATTGCAAGTCTGGCTGCATCTGATCCTAAGCAGTTGAATATAGAAGAATTGCTGTATGCAACTACACTGACTAACGATCCGGCTAAGCAAGAAGTCATCTTCACTAAAGCTACTCAAATCTATCCGAACGATTTCCGTGCTTACAACAACTTAGGTAAGTTGGCTTATCAGGCAGGTAACCTTGACAAAGCTGAAAGCTACTTCAAGAAAGCTGCTTCTATCAAAGATGCTCCTGAAGTTAATATGAATCTCGGTTTGATCGCTCTGACTAAGGGTGACAAAGCTGCTGCAGAAAGCTATCTGAGCAAAGCTTCAGGTGCAAAAGAACTGAACGAAGCACTGGGTAACCTGTATATTGCTCAAGGTCAATATGACAGAGCTGTAAGCGCATTCGGTGACACTAAGACTAACAGCGCTGCTTTGGCACAGATCTTGGCTAAGGACTACAACAAGGCTAAAAACACTTTGGCTAGTGTAGCAAAACCTGACGCTTATACTGACTACCTGATGGCTGTATTAGGTGCAAGAACCAACAATGCTTCTATGGTAACCAGCAGTTTGAAGAACGCTGTTGCTAAAGAACCGTCATTGGCTAAGAAAGCTGCTTCTGACTTGGAATTTGCTAAGTATTTCACGAATGCAGAATTTATGAGCATCGCTCAGTAA
- the xerD gene encoding site-specific tyrosine recombinase XerD, with product MKTEEKSTNNERQALIIRKYQQYLKLEKALSANTLDAYLTDLNKLLCFLKTENIDMLAVTLDDLQRFAAGLHDIGIHPRSQARILSGIKSFFHFLVMADYREDDPSELLEGPKIGFKLPEVLTVEEIDTIISTVDMSKKEGQRNRAILETLYSCGLRVSELCNLKLSELYFDEGFIKVEGKGSKQRLVPISPRAIKEIKYWLLDRNLGKIKKGFEDYVFLARWGNSISRIMVFHLIKELAEKAGITKNISPHTFRHSFATHLLEGGANLRAIQCMLGHESIATTEIYTHIDRNMLRSEIIEHHPRNIKYRKDTGFH from the coding sequence ATGAAAACAGAAGAAAAATCAACGAATAACGAGAGACAAGCGTTGATAATCAGAAAGTACCAGCAATATTTAAAGTTAGAAAAGGCTCTTTCTGCCAATACGCTTGATGCCTACCTGACCGATCTTAACAAACTGCTGTGTTTTCTGAAAACAGAAAACATCGATATGCTGGCTGTGACTCTGGATGATTTGCAACGCTTTGCTGCCGGATTACACGACATCGGTATTCATCCCCGCTCGCAAGCACGTATCCTGTCGGGAATAAAATCTTTCTTCCACTTTCTGGTCATGGCAGACTATCGAGAAGATGATCCCAGCGAACTACTCGAAGGTCCTAAAATCGGATTCAAACTACCCGAAGTGCTTACCGTCGAAGAAATAGATACTATTATCTCCACCGTAGACATGAGCAAGAAGGAAGGACAACGCAACCGTGCCATCCTGGAAACCCTATACAGCTGCGGATTGCGTGTCTCGGAACTTTGTAACCTGAAGTTATCCGAGCTCTACTTTGACGAGGGTTTTATCAAGGTAGAAGGAAAAGGCAGCAAACAGCGTTTAGTCCCTATTTCTCCCCGTGCCATCAAAGAAATAAAATACTGGCTGCTCGACCGCAATCTTGGTAAAATAAAGAAAGGATTTGAAGATTACGTTTTTCTTGCCCGATGGGGAAATAGCATTTCCCGCATCATGGTTTTTCACCTGATTAAAGAGCTGGCAGAGAAAGCCGGCATCACCAAAAATATCAGTCCGCACACCTTCCGCCATTCCTTCGCCACCCACTTGTTGGAAGGAGGTGCCAACCTCCGCGCCATCCAATGTATGCTGGGACACGAGTCTATTGCGACCACTGAAATCTACACCCATATCGACCGGAATATGTTGCGAAGTGAGATCATTGAGCACCATCCACGGAACATTAAGTACAGAAAAGATACAGGATTTCATTAA
- the aroQ gene encoding type II 3-dehydroquinate dehydratase produces the protein MRIQIINGPNINLLGKREPSIYGSVTFEDYLAELRQKYTDIQIDYFQSNIEGELIDKIQQTGFDVDGIILNAGAYTHTSIALQDAIRSVTSPVIEVHISNVHAREAFRHVSMIACACKGVICGFGLNSYRLALEALISDK, from the coding sequence ATGAGGATACAAATAATTAATGGCCCGAATATCAATCTGCTGGGCAAACGTGAACCTTCCATTTACGGCAGTGTTACTTTTGAAGATTACCTTGCCGAACTTCGTCAGAAGTATACTGATATACAGATAGACTACTTTCAGTCGAACATTGAAGGAGAGCTGATAGATAAGATTCAGCAAACCGGTTTTGATGTAGATGGGATTATCCTGAATGCGGGTGCCTACACGCATACCTCTATCGCCCTGCAGGATGCTATCCGTTCGGTTACTTCTCCGGTTATCGAGGTACATATTTCTAATGTGCATGCTCGTGAGGCTTTCCGTCATGTATCTATGATAGCTTGCGCCTGCAAAGGCGTTATCTGCGGTTTCGGGTTGAACTCCTACCGCCTGGCACTGGAAGCGTTGATAAGTGATAAATGA